The following coding sequences are from one Paenibacillus tundrae window:
- a CDS encoding LacI family DNA-binding transcriptional regulator, with translation MATIHDVALRAGVSVTTVSRVLNNRGYISQKTRDKVYQTMSELNYRPNEIARSLLRKQSNVIGLIIPDVSHPFFGEMANYIEYHAYQHGFKIMLCNSHMEPSKEREYVEMLKGNRVDGIIMGSHTLEVDEYMNLHSPIVTFDRQIGTDIPFISSDNYQGGVMAAELLLAKGRRKVAHICGNLGLQMLSNRRTAGFVDKLEAHGIKPIATHETNLNVFSQEQYTELVEQLLVEHPEVDGLFVTSDLIAIHALKQMIARGRKVPEDISIIGYDDIRAASYVLPGITTIRQPVERMAELAVELIRRQIAEEEITMENILPVTLVERETT, from the coding sequence ATGGCAACAATTCATGATGTTGCACTCAGAGCAGGAGTGTCCGTAACTACCGTCTCGCGTGTATTAAATAACCGGGGGTATATCAGTCAAAAGACCCGGGATAAAGTGTATCAGACGATGAGTGAACTGAATTATCGTCCGAATGAGATTGCCCGTTCTCTCTTGCGTAAGCAGTCCAATGTCATCGGCTTAATTATTCCTGATGTGTCCCATCCGTTTTTTGGTGAGATGGCCAATTATATTGAGTATCATGCCTACCAGCATGGGTTCAAGATCATGCTATGCAACTCGCATATGGAGCCTTCCAAAGAGCGAGAGTATGTGGAAATGCTCAAAGGCAACCGAGTGGATGGCATTATTATGGGTAGCCATACGCTTGAAGTAGACGAGTATATGAATCTGCATTCACCTATTGTCACCTTTGACCGTCAGATTGGGACGGACATTCCGTTTATTTCCTCTGATAATTATCAGGGAGGAGTTATGGCTGCTGAATTGCTTCTTGCTAAAGGCAGAAGGAAAGTGGCTCATATCTGCGGCAATCTAGGATTGCAGATGCTCTCTAATCGCAGAACAGCAGGGTTTGTGGACAAGCTGGAGGCACACGGTATCAAGCCAATCGCTACACATGAAACAAATCTGAACGTGTTTAGTCAGGAGCAATATACGGAACTGGTTGAACAATTACTGGTGGAGCATCCCGAAGTAGACGGTTTGTTTGTGACTAGTGACCTAATCGCTATTCATGCACTGAAACAAATGATCGCCCGTGGGCGCAAAGTTCCCGAGGATATTTCCATCATTGGATATGATGATATTCGTGCGGCAAGCTATGTGCTGCCAGGCATTACGACGATCAGACAACCAGTGGAACGCATGGCTGAACTTGCGGTGGAGCTGATTCGTCGTCAAATTGCAGAAGAAGAAATTACAATGGAGAACATTTTGCCAGTTACCCTAGTGGAAAGAGAGACGACCTAA
- a CDS encoding phosphotransferase: MTNLDMKTIASQYTMGEILNCTSMQQGTSSAAMLLQTTLGRFVLRQLRDEGQALAEYEVYEALAPANISPSILCTEEGLPYITLGHMIYNVQTYIEKVVPQHSLRLNYVELGEVIAHFHQRILHLDMARLGQKDRFALPSLWEAVSGDILNSSSEVIRRLASHVEECCKYQSKHTAVIHGDLGLWNVLFTESHMYIIDVGEVRRGNHHFDLAAILSSTCSSSITVCELEERMIQLERGYRSEGRDVNREILYEQIHLWVIRGLLAIIREKGIIAPTIPYVEQNLAFLGKCQTVMG; encoded by the coding sequence ATGACCAACCTGGATATGAAAACTATAGCGTCACAGTATACGATGGGGGAGATTCTGAATTGTACATCGATGCAGCAAGGGACAAGTTCAGCCGCAATGTTGCTGCAGACCACGTTAGGTAGGTTTGTATTACGTCAGCTCAGGGATGAAGGACAAGCTTTGGCTGAATATGAAGTATACGAGGCACTGGCACCTGCAAATATATCACCAAGCATCCTGTGTACGGAGGAAGGTCTACCTTATATTACCCTTGGGCATATGATTTATAATGTTCAGACTTATATTGAAAAAGTAGTGCCGCAGCACTCGCTAAGATTGAATTATGTTGAGTTGGGTGAAGTGATCGCACATTTCCATCAACGCATCTTGCACTTGGATATGGCTAGACTGGGTCAGAAGGATCGTTTTGCTCTACCTTCATTATGGGAAGCAGTAAGTGGGGATATTCTGAATTCGTCGTCTGAGGTAATACGGCGTTTGGCAAGTCATGTGGAGGAATGTTGCAAGTATCAATCGAAGCATACGGCTGTAATACATGGGGATCTAGGGCTGTGGAATGTGCTGTTCACGGAGAGTCATATGTATATCATTGATGTCGGAGAAGTACGGCGTGGGAACCATCATTTTGACTTAGCGGCTATACTGTCTTCGACGTGTTCTTCCTCCATCACAGTGTGCGAGCTGGAGGAGCGAATGATTCAATTGGAACGTGGATATCGCTCTGAAGGGCGCGACGTTAATCGGGAGATTCTATACGAACAGATCCATCTATGGGTCATTCGTGGACTGTTAGCCATCATAAGAGAGAAGGGAATCATTGCTCCAACGATCCCCTATGTCGAGCAGAATCTAGCGTTTCTCGGTAAATGTCAGACGGTAATGGGTTAA
- a CDS encoding DUF6199 family natural product biosynthesis protein: MTLTIAIIFSLVGLLMFITPSVLWVITEKWKTSDATEPSALYRFSVRIGGAACLVIAAYATYVLFV, from the coding sequence ATGACTTTGACTATTGCCATTATTTTCAGTCTCGTTGGCTTACTTATGTTCATTACTCCATCTGTTCTGTGGGTTATCACGGAAAAGTGGAAAACTTCTGACGCTACGGAACCTTCTGCTCTTTATAGATTTTCCGTTCGAATCGGTGGGGCTGCCTGTTTAGTTATTGCGGCTTATGCAACATACGTATTATTTGTATAA
- a CDS encoding copper amine oxidase N-terminal domain-containing protein has protein sequence MKMKKFIAPVLSLTLLMPGIAGAASAPQTPMTMMKASVNTPAADLRANLDHLLSEHFALAVTAMAKAYDGAKDADAAYKALDQNALDMQPAIASLYGDAGAKEFERIFRAHNKYTDDLVKATKMGNQAGIKQAQANINGFVDEFSTFLSTATEGKLPKAAAKQALQVHEDLVQKVFDEYVAGDYADAYKAYREGFKEMFDVSKALSTAITTQMPEKFDHTKADTKAADLRSTLNHLASEHFALSALQMQEEYDGRTAASNALVTAEAGNTADFKAAIASVYGNDGANAFEKIWVTNHVNAQSDYVKAVKNNDATARAAVEKRIDGFTTEFATFLDSATAGNLPKAAGQQALTTHENQVQKVLDQYAAGNYDASYTTNREGFKVMFGVGQALGNAIVTQFNDKFQEPAAPTTPAPAPDMTTVWMQVNSKTLKINDETTNMDTTPVLWKNTTYIPLRFLSEGIGATVKWDKKAQQVTVMAGNDTLEFWVNNNVMEVNGVKKNVGSTVFVNKDGRTQVPLRFIAELLNWDVKWAQKDGSITLTKSM, from the coding sequence ATGAAAATGAAGAAGTTTATCGCACCTGTACTTAGTTTGACACTGTTGATGCCAGGGATCGCAGGAGCCGCTTCCGCACCACAGACACCAATGACAATGATGAAAGCATCGGTGAACACACCGGCTGCAGACCTTAGAGCGAACCTGGATCACCTATTGTCTGAACACTTTGCACTCGCCGTAACCGCGATGGCAAAAGCTTATGATGGAGCAAAGGATGCTGATGCAGCATACAAAGCACTGGATCAGAATGCATTGGATATGCAGCCAGCGATCGCTTCCCTATACGGTGACGCTGGTGCGAAGGAATTCGAACGTATCTTCCGTGCACATAACAAATACACCGATGACCTAGTGAAGGCAACCAAAATGGGTAACCAAGCTGGCATCAAGCAAGCACAAGCGAACATCAACGGCTTTGTGGATGAATTCTCTACATTCCTCAGTACAGCGACTGAAGGCAAATTGCCAAAGGCAGCAGCCAAACAGGCTTTGCAAGTACATGAAGATCTCGTGCAAAAAGTATTCGATGAATACGTCGCTGGAGATTATGCGGATGCATACAAGGCTTACCGTGAAGGCTTCAAAGAAATGTTCGACGTAAGTAAAGCACTCTCTACAGCGATTACTACACAAATGCCTGAGAAATTCGATCACACCAAAGCGGACACAAAAGCAGCTGATCTGAGATCTACGCTCAACCACTTGGCATCCGAACACTTTGCGCTCTCTGCTCTGCAAATGCAGGAAGAATACGATGGACGCACAGCAGCTTCCAACGCACTGGTTACAGCTGAAGCTGGCAACACCGCTGATTTCAAAGCAGCCATTGCTTCCGTTTACGGTAACGATGGTGCCAATGCGTTCGAGAAAATTTGGGTAACCAACCACGTTAATGCACAGAGTGATTATGTAAAAGCCGTTAAAAACAACGATGCTACGGCTCGTGCAGCCGTAGAGAAACGTATCGATGGATTTACAACAGAGTTTGCAACATTCCTAGATTCTGCAACAGCAGGCAACCTGCCAAAAGCAGCAGGACAACAAGCGCTGACAACACACGAGAACCAAGTGCAAAAAGTCCTCGACCAATATGCAGCAGGCAATTATGATGCTTCTTACACAACGAATCGTGAAGGCTTCAAAGTGATGTTCGGTGTAGGTCAAGCGTTGGGTAACGCGATTGTGACTCAATTCAACGATAAGTTTCAAGAGCCAGCAGCTCCAACAACGCCTGCACCAGCTCCGGATATGACAACGGTATGGATGCAAGTGAACAGCAAAACGCTGAAAATTAACGATGAAACAACCAATATGGATACAACACCAGTACTGTGGAAAAACACAACCTACATTCCACTGCGTTTCTTGAGTGAAGGTATTGGTGCAACGGTAAAATGGGACAAAAAGGCACAACAAGTAACGGTCATGGCTGGCAACGATACGCTCGAATTCTGGGTGAACAACAATGTGATGGAAGTTAATGGTGTGAAGAAAAACGTAGGCTCTACCGTATTTGTCAACAAAGATGGTCGTACGCAAGTACCACTGCGCTTCATTGCTGAGTTACTGAACTGGGACGTGAAATGGGCACAAAAAGACGGTTCCATTACACTAACCAAATCGATGTAA
- a CDS encoding disulfide oxidoreductase — translation MSTSSKPERSAKNVDTRLFIAWAVSVIATGGSLYFSEIKGYIPCDLCWFQRIFMYPLTIVLGIAYFKDDVGIAKYVLPLSFVGGGISLYHVTIQRIFSATGNAVACGKVPCYTDYLNWFGFITIPLLALIAFIIIIVALWGIGKASKSSL, via the coding sequence ATGAGTACATCATCCAAACCGGAGCGTTCAGCGAAAAACGTGGACACGCGGTTATTCATTGCTTGGGCCGTTTCTGTCATTGCGACAGGCGGCAGTTTATATTTTAGTGAAATTAAGGGATACATTCCTTGTGATCTGTGTTGGTTCCAGCGCATTTTCATGTACCCGCTAACGATTGTGCTCGGCATTGCTTATTTCAAGGATGATGTGGGCATTGCCAAATATGTACTGCCGCTCAGCTTTGTTGGTGGCGGAATATCGTTATATCATGTTACGATCCAGCGTATCTTCTCAGCTACAGGTAATGCCGTGGCTTGCGGTAAAGTTCCTTGTTACACCGATTATCTGAATTGGTTCGGCTTCATTACGATTCCTTTGCTCGCTCTAATCGCTTTTATTATCATCATTGTAGCGCTGTGGGGCATTGGCAAAGCATCCAAATCTTCTTTGTAA
- a CDS encoding glycoside hydrolase family 32 protein, with protein sequence MDKEQGRETIQELNHSTTEVKYTRERANTYIEQHQHEVDPTYRLGYHLMPQVGWMNDPNGFIYFNGAYHLFYQFYPYAPVWGPMHWGHAVSSDLVTWEHQPVALAPDRTYDIDGCFSGSAIIKDGKLALMYTGHVVTGPNKDHDYYQTQNIAESDNGIDFVKSTHNPVIPLDLIPAHTSKKDFRDPKVFERNGMYYCVLGSNDAAGNGLILLYRSTDLQQWSFVNVMAQSDGTLGDNWECPDLFAMGDQDVLIMSPQRMPAQGDNYRNLHSTVYMMGNLDEEQGVLDYEHYYPLDCGFDFYAPQTTEDAQGRRIMIAWMETWETEIPTQNAHQWAGAMTLPRELIRKGDRLTFQPLPELKQYRIDGMEHKDIRLDDGEHDLELSGDRYELHAVFEAEQAQQFGLKLRTGENEETIISYDVAQSRLCFDRERAGKGPGGERAVEVELRDGKLELQIFVDASSVEIFIQQGEQVMTGRIYPDPSSTGIKAFSSGVSTLTELRKWDLRV encoded by the coding sequence ATGGATAAAGAGCAGGGACGAGAAACGATACAGGAGCTTAACCATTCAACAACAGAAGTGAAATATACGCGGGAGCGGGCGAATACCTACATCGAGCAGCATCAACATGAGGTTGACCCAACTTACAGATTGGGATATCATCTCATGCCGCAGGTGGGGTGGATGAATGATCCCAACGGATTTATTTATTTCAATGGAGCGTATCATTTGTTCTATCAATTCTATCCCTACGCGCCGGTATGGGGGCCAATGCATTGGGGACATGCTGTGAGTTCTGACTTGGTCACATGGGAACACCAACCTGTAGCACTTGCACCAGATCGTACGTATGACATCGATGGGTGCTTCTCAGGGAGTGCCATCATTAAGGATGGAAAGCTTGCGCTGATGTACACCGGTCATGTAGTCACCGGACCTAACAAGGATCATGATTATTATCAGACGCAAAATATCGCGGAATCTGATAATGGCATTGATTTTGTGAAAAGCACACATAACCCTGTCATTCCACTGGATCTGATCCCAGCACATACGAGTAAGAAGGATTTTCGTGATCCGAAAGTATTCGAACGAAACGGGATGTATTACTGTGTACTCGGATCAAATGATGCAGCAGGCAATGGACTTATACTATTGTACCGTTCAACAGACTTACAGCAATGGAGCTTCGTCAACGTGATGGCGCAAAGTGACGGAACCCTTGGCGATAATTGGGAATGCCCTGATCTGTTTGCCATGGGGGATCAAGATGTATTGATCATGTCCCCACAACGGATGCCAGCTCAAGGAGATAATTATCGTAATTTACACTCTACAGTTTACATGATGGGAAATCTGGATGAAGAGCAGGGTGTACTGGACTACGAACATTATTATCCGCTTGACTGCGGATTTGATTTTTATGCTCCTCAGACGACAGAGGATGCGCAAGGACGGCGAATTATGATCGCCTGGATGGAGACATGGGAGACGGAAATTCCAACTCAGAACGCACATCAGTGGGCTGGAGCGATGACGCTGCCACGCGAGCTCATCCGCAAGGGAGACCGCTTGACCTTCCAGCCGCTGCCTGAGCTTAAGCAATATCGAATAGACGGCATGGAGCATAAGGATATTCGTTTGGATGATGGAGAGCATGATCTAGAGCTTAGCGGGGATCGTTATGAATTACATGCTGTTTTTGAAGCCGAGCAGGCACAGCAATTTGGATTGAAACTGCGCACTGGTGAGAATGAGGAAACCATCATCTCTTATGATGTGGCTCAGAGCCGGCTATGTTTTGACCGAGAACGTGCAGGAAAAGGGCCGGGAGGCGAACGGGCTGTTGAGGTTGAACTGCGTGACGGGAAACTGGAACTTCAGATTTTTGTAGATGCCAGCTCGGTCGAAATATTCATTCAGCAGGGTGAGCAGGTGATGACGGGACGTATCTATCCTGATCCGAGTTCAACTGGCATTAAGGCATTCTCATCAGGAGTTAGCACACTGACAGAGCTTCGTAAATGGGATTTGCGTGTTTAA
- a CDS encoding ABC transporter substrate-binding protein — MRRERKWAKLSILSLVMVVILSACGGTQSGSETDASSGSGDNVKITFLNSKTEINSQLEQAAKDFQTDNPNITVEIVPVGNGQSPFEKASALYASGNPTTMMMLDTGDVEKFKDRVLDLTSEKWMKDAVENSTAATTFDGKNYAFPLSIEGYGFIYNQKVLDEAVGGTFDPQTVQTTAQLDELFQKIAATGKSPLIVSPMDWSLGAHYLALAYGGQSPDRAKVDQFILDLKAGTVDLASNAVFNGLMDTFDLMKANNIDKASPLSGTYERGPEVLGKGEVGIWFQGNWAWPQIDSFDTADGQYGFLPVPVSNNADDFGNKQISAAVSKRILIDKEKNTPAQQEAAKKFLDWIVYESKGQDFLVNQASIIPAFSNITLEPADPLGKSISDYIKAGNIEESMSTLPADHWSKLGASMQKYLADVIDRDALAKEIQSYWTNVK, encoded by the coding sequence ATGAGAAGAGAGCGGAAATGGGCGAAGTTATCCATATTATCATTAGTTATGGTCGTCATTCTTTCGGCATGTGGCGGTACACAATCAGGATCGGAAACAGATGCATCCAGCGGATCTGGCGATAACGTGAAGATTACGTTTTTGAATTCTAAGACAGAGATAAATAGCCAGCTAGAGCAGGCAGCGAAAGACTTCCAAACAGATAACCCTAATATTACGGTGGAGATTGTACCTGTAGGTAACGGACAGTCGCCATTTGAGAAAGCTTCCGCTTTGTACGCTTCCGGCAATCCAACAACGATGATGATGCTGGATACAGGGGATGTAGAGAAATTTAAGGATCGTGTTCTGGATCTTACCTCTGAAAAATGGATGAAGGATGCCGTTGAGAACAGCACAGCAGCAACGACATTTGATGGCAAAAACTATGCCTTCCCACTCTCCATTGAGGGATATGGTTTTATCTACAACCAGAAAGTGTTGGATGAGGCTGTAGGCGGCACATTTGACCCACAAACGGTACAAACAACTGCACAGCTTGATGAACTGTTCCAGAAAATTGCAGCGACCGGCAAATCACCTCTCATTGTTTCACCAATGGATTGGTCGCTCGGAGCACACTACCTTGCACTTGCTTATGGTGGACAGTCGCCAGATCGTGCCAAAGTTGATCAATTCATTCTTGATTTGAAAGCGGGTACAGTGGACTTGGCTTCCAATGCGGTCTTTAATGGCCTGATGGATACGTTTGATCTTATGAAAGCTAACAATATCGACAAAGCTTCTCCACTCTCTGGTACATATGAGCGTGGACCTGAAGTTTTAGGAAAAGGCGAGGTCGGTATCTGGTTCCAAGGGAACTGGGCATGGCCACAGATCGACAGCTTTGATACAGCAGACGGACAATATGGCTTCCTGCCAGTGCCTGTAAGTAACAACGCAGACGATTTTGGTAATAAACAAATCTCTGCAGCCGTATCCAAACGCATTCTGATCGACAAAGAAAAGAATACACCCGCACAGCAGGAAGCAGCGAAGAAATTCCTAGACTGGATCGTGTATGAGTCGAAAGGACAGGATTTCCTTGTGAATCAGGCAAGTATCATTCCGGCATTTAGCAATATCACACTGGAACCGGCTGACCCACTTGGTAAGTCTATTAGTGACTACATCAAAGCTGGCAACATTGAAGAATCCATGAGTACGCTACCAGCTGATCATTGGTCTAAACTGGGGGCTTCCATGCAGAAGTATTTGGCTGACGTTATTGATCGTGATGCACTGGCCAAAGAAATTCAGAGCTACTGGACTAACGTGAAATAA
- a CDS encoding carbohydrate ABC transporter permease, producing the protein MLGMAKLCSLIVAMMVFIFPFLLLISNSFKANQAITSDPLGLPASFQWDNYVSAFDKMGYISAFGNSLLITVLGVVLIALFAAMTAHYFVRHNSKLNQYLFFLMVAAMIIPFQAIMIPLVKIYGSLSLLDNKWSLIYMYIGFGSPLAVFIYHGFIKSIPLELEEAALMDGCGRVQTFFRIVLPVLLPTSVTIAVLNVLWIWNDFLLPSLVLTSSEQRTLPLSTFYFYGTYTVDYGPLMAGLVLTLLPVLVVYLFAQKYIIQGVMQGSIK; encoded by the coding sequence ATGCTGGGCATGGCTAAATTATGTTCCTTAATCGTAGCGATGATGGTCTTCATTTTCCCATTTCTGCTACTGATCTCGAATTCGTTTAAGGCTAATCAGGCCATTACGTCAGATCCGCTGGGTCTACCCGCATCCTTCCAATGGGATAATTACGTGAGCGCTTTCGATAAAATGGGGTATATATCTGCATTCGGCAATTCATTGCTGATTACGGTGTTGGGTGTAGTGCTGATTGCATTGTTCGCAGCGATGACGGCTCATTATTTTGTACGGCACAATAGCAAGCTGAATCAATATCTGTTTTTCCTGATGGTTGCAGCGATGATTATTCCTTTTCAGGCGATTATGATTCCGCTCGTAAAAATCTATGGTTCCTTGAGCTTGCTCGATAACAAATGGTCGCTTATTTACATGTACATCGGGTTTGGTAGCCCACTCGCCGTATTTATCTATCATGGGTTTATCAAGAGCATTCCGTTGGAATTGGAAGAAGCAGCACTCATGGACGGGTGCGGACGAGTACAGACCTTCTTTCGCATCGTGCTACCGGTGTTACTGCCAACAAGTGTTACGATTGCGGTGCTTAATGTTCTGTGGATCTGGAATGACTTCCTGCTGCCTTCCTTGGTGCTAACTTCTTCCGAACAGCGGACATTGCCATTATCTACGTTCTATTTCTACGGTACCTATACTGTGGATTACGGCCCACTGATGGCTGGGCTTGTACTGACATTATTGCCTGTGTTGGTCGTATATCTATTTGCACAGAAGTATATTATTCAAGGTGTAATGCAAGGATCCATCAAATAA
- a CDS encoding carbohydrate ABC transporter permease, producing MLTEKGLWARLRTRLIFTGPTLFAFGTVMIIPFLYGIYLTFTNWDGIAVEQSLVGWDNYIGVFKDTVFWKSFVMTLEYVFITVVLTNAVAFLLAYAVTRGIKAQGLFRAGFFLPNLVGGIVLGFIWQFIFNQVFVFAGQKMNIPLFQASWLADPDKAFWALVIVTVWQYAGYMMVIYIAGLMNVPKDVMEAASIDGASNRRMLGRIVLPLMVPSFIVCIFLSLQRGFMVYDLNVSLTSGGPFKSTEMVSMHVYEQAFLARDYGLGQAEAFVLFILVATITLLQVYFSKKLEVEA from the coding sequence ATGCTGACCGAAAAAGGATTATGGGCTCGCTTGCGCACCCGGCTCATCTTTACCGGCCCGACGCTGTTTGCGTTTGGTACAGTCATGATTATTCCGTTCTTGTATGGGATATATCTGACGTTTACGAACTGGGACGGGATTGCTGTTGAGCAAAGTCTCGTGGGCTGGGATAACTATATCGGCGTGTTCAAGGACACCGTGTTCTGGAAATCATTTGTGATGACGCTGGAATACGTATTTATTACCGTGGTGCTGACCAATGCTGTTGCATTTTTGCTCGCTTATGCGGTAACTCGTGGAATTAAGGCGCAGGGCTTATTCCGGGCAGGCTTCTTCCTACCCAATCTGGTCGGCGGAATTGTGCTGGGCTTCATTTGGCAGTTTATTTTCAACCAAGTATTCGTATTTGCTGGACAAAAAATGAATATTCCCCTGTTCCAAGCCTCCTGGCTGGCAGACCCGGACAAGGCTTTCTGGGCACTAGTGATCGTGACGGTATGGCAATATGCAGGTTATATGATGGTCATCTACATTGCAGGTTTGATGAATGTACCCAAAGACGTGATGGAGGCGGCCAGCATTGACGGAGCAAGTAACCGCAGGATGTTGGGACGTATCGTATTGCCACTCATGGTACCTTCGTTCATCGTATGTATTTTTCTATCGCTCCAGCGTGGTTTTATGGTCTACGATCTCAACGTCTCATTAACGAGCGGGGGACCATTCAAAAGCACAGAAATGGTATCCATGCATGTGTATGAGCAAGCCTTCCTGGCACGTGATTACGGATTAGGTCAAGCAGAAGCGTTTGTTCTGTTTATCCTTGTTGCCACCATTACATTGCTCCAGGTGTATTTCAGTAAGAAGTTGGAGGTGGAGGCATGA
- a CDS encoding FixH family protein, with protein sequence MLIVLTAACSYQDQNASGEMPVMIKVQLMVPEQVSPGELVSLQLKLTQGDAPVSNADQVQFQIWDKLNEPAPVSPEEGYMTVEKLEEQGALTAREVEDGIYEVDYTFEEPGSYVVQAHVTHGSMHSMPRKNVEVK encoded by the coding sequence ATGTTAATTGTACTGACCGCGGCTTGCTCTTATCAGGATCAGAATGCATCGGGTGAGATGCCGGTCATGATCAAAGTACAGCTCATGGTTCCGGAACAGGTCTCACCTGGTGAGCTTGTGTCTTTACAGTTGAAGCTGACACAGGGTGACGCGCCAGTTAGCAATGCGGATCAAGTGCAGTTCCAGATCTGGGACAAGCTTAACGAGCCTGCTCCGGTGTCGCCGGAAGAAGGTTATATGACTGTTGAGAAGCTGGAGGAACAAGGGGCTTTGACAGCCAGAGAAGTGGAAGATGGAATCTACGAGGTAGATTATACATTTGAAGAGCCAGGCTCTTATGTGGTTCAAGCTCATGTAACACATGGGTCTATGCACAGTATGCCGAGAAAGAATGTTGAAGTGAAATAA
- a CDS encoding stalk domain-containing protein: MMKKNMKKSVATMMVLGMTLTGATGVFAGTQLEKISAYLNHEISFNVDGAAYSPTDGNGNKLAPITYNNSTYLPVRALADALHVPVSYDSQKGQVIIGQATNNPTALTNVTYTSAQKEAIQKAFAQFDGFETAYAPQQMTTGDTFKSVGAGDDGVSFIFNHMKVDISPRDYSDGYPSKNVKLSNGVTAKWYTPDKTGMLTFQLDDRYVTISSPDHKLTQAQLQQVAVSVQKANSNNDQGITAFADVNYTKQQLDNIRKAFAKFDGFKTAYAPQHMVAGDTFKSVGAGGDGVNFVFNRMNVTVSPKDYSFSYDGKTVKLPNGLSAKWYTPDQTDLLTFQLDDRYVTVSSPNNQLTHAQLEQMAVSVQKLK, from the coding sequence ATGATGAAAAAGAACATGAAGAAATCCGTAGCAACGATGATGGTACTGGGAATGACGTTAACTGGTGCAACGGGAGTATTTGCAGGTACACAACTGGAGAAAATCTCCGCCTATCTTAACCACGAAATCAGCTTCAACGTCGATGGTGCGGCATACTCACCGACAGATGGCAATGGTAACAAACTAGCTCCAATCACATATAACAATTCCACGTATCTGCCTGTACGCGCACTGGCTGATGCACTCCATGTACCCGTATCCTATGACAGCCAAAAAGGACAAGTGATTATCGGTCAAGCGACTAACAATCCAACAGCTCTGACCAATGTAACGTATACTTCAGCGCAAAAAGAAGCGATCCAGAAAGCTTTTGCGCAATTTGACGGTTTCGAGACGGCTTATGCACCGCAACAAATGACTACAGGCGACACATTCAAAAGCGTAGGTGCTGGTGACGATGGTGTCAGCTTTATATTCAATCATATGAAAGTGGATATCTCACCAAGAGATTATTCAGACGGCTATCCGAGCAAAAACGTGAAACTGTCCAATGGGGTTACTGCCAAATGGTACACTCCAGACAAAACTGGTATGCTGACCTTCCAGCTGGATGATCGTTACGTTACCATTAGCTCACCAGACCACAAGTTAACGCAAGCGCAGTTGCAACAAGTTGCGGTCTCTGTTCAGAAGGCTAACAGCAACAATGATCAAGGCATCACGGCCTTCGCAGATGTAAATTACACCAAGCAACAACTGGATAACATCCGCAAGGCATTTGCGAAGTTCGACGGATTCAAAACCGCGTATGCGCCGCAGCATATGGTTGCCGGAGATACATTCAAAAGTGTAGGCGCTGGTGGTGATGGTGTAAACTTTGTATTCAATCGCATGAATGTAACGGTATCACCCAAAGACTATTCATTCAGCTATGATGGCAAAACGGTAAAATTACCAAATGGCTTATCTGCGAAATGGTATACTCCTGATCAAACCGATTTGCTGACCTTCCAACTGGATGATCGTTATGTAACGGTAAGCTCACCGAACAACCAATTAACTCACGCTCAACTGGAGCAAATGGCAGTCTCTGTGCAGAAGTTGAAATAA